The following DNA comes from Cyanobacteria bacterium GSL.Bin1.
GTCCCATTGCATCCACTAAAAGTCGGGTGGTTAGTGTGTTTTGATCCGTTTGAATCGCAACACCATTGGGATGAATTGTTGCTCCTTGAAAGGCTGTTTTTTCGAGTAATGTTCCCCCCTCATTGAGGAACTTATTTTTAAGCAAATCAAGCAGAATTACGGGGTCAACTCCAAGATTAAGAACGTCATTCACCCACAGCTCTATGCCTTGGTGAAAAGCAACTCGGGCCGGATTATAACCGGAAGTAATCGCGCTTTCTAATTCACTTTCTGTGAGTAATCCCAGCTCAACTAATACTAGTAATTCCTGACGGGAAATATTCCATTCCTGTTCCCGTCCCCGCAAAATCCCTCGTTCTAAAATGCCAACTTTAAATCCTCTTTGTTGTAATCCTGTTGCGAGTAAAATCCCGAGTGTACCTCCGCAGATAATGACATCAAATGTAGAGGAAGAAAGGACATCGTTACTGGTTTGAATCACTTGTGGGGGTGAACTGGTTTCGTGGCGAATGCCGTGCCAAATTTGGTCAGCTTTACGCAACCCCCCTAAAACATCACCGGGGAGTTGGGAAAGGATTTTTTCAGTGGGTTTCATGGTAGTATAGCCTTTCTAATTCAATTAAGAGCGGAAGTTTTTGGGTTCGTAAGACGATTATCAAGGTTGAGGCTAGACCTTGAACTCCAGCCGGACTATTTCATTCTCAAGGGATGCAAAAAATGTTACGCTTTCAGATTACTAAACCCTAATCATGCCCGCCAATCAACTGCTGGTGGTTCCACTTTTAACTCATTGGACAGCTTTTGTGTTGATTCTGCCATTGTTTGTAATCGCCGTAATTCAGCATCTTCCACTAGAGAACTATTCATGTCATGAACGTTTCCTTATTATTTCTAGTGTAGCCTTGAATGCGCGTTCAGTGCATTCCAGGGTAAGGGCAAGAAAAACGAATGAGAATTGGGATCCTATGATCAATGACATTGCATTTTTACTCCTCGTCCTGTAAAAATAACATCAACTGTGGACGTGGTGATGAGGAGAACGTGAGCAAAAAGCGGAAAAAACGTTGGCTTGGACTTGTCTTCGTGCTTGCAATTGCTGGTTGGGGTGGGTATAAGCAATTGCAGCAGTGGTTCGTTCGTCCAGAAGCGATGTTAGTCTTAGGCGGGGCGGAAGAAAGGGAACGATATGCAGCAAAATTTGCCAAACAATATCCCAGTCTACCAATTTGGGTCTCTTCAGGAAGCCCCCGCTGGTATGTAGAAAAGATTTTTCAAAAAGAGGGAATTGCGCGCGATCGCGTTCATTTAGATTATCGCGCGCAAGATACGGTGACCAATTTCACGACGCTCGTGGATGAGTTGAAAGCACACGGGATTGATAGTGTCTATCTGGTGACCTCAGAAAATCATATGCGACGGGCGCGAGTGGTGGGAGAAATTGTGTTTGGGAGCCGCGGAATTATCCTGAAACCGATGGCAGTACCAACTGAGTTTCCCTCGGAATCTTGGCAAAAAGCCTTGCGAGATGGCTGTCGGGCAGTGCTGTGGGTCGCCACCGGCTATACCGGAGCTAGTCTGAGTGATTCGGATCAATTGCTGCGTCAGTGGAATCTACCGGAAGTTCTTGCACCAAAACATAAGGCTGAACAATCAGAGTATTAAACGCTTTATTGGGTTGAGCATTCCATAAAGAGAGTTGGTTGGCAGAGGGTTTTTTTAAGAGTTCTTTTTGAATCCACTGTTGCACTGTCTCTGTTTCATCATGCGCGATCGCGCTTCCCACTTCCACAATATCTAAACTGGGAGAAACAATAATCAAAGCATCCCGTTTCGCGTGAGGTTGCAACGATTCCCAATTTGCTGGTTCTAAACTTTCTGCAAGGGCAGTTCTGATGTCTCTTGTCATGAGTCACTGGTCATTTGTTGTTCAGATCTGCTAATCAAGAACAAAGGACAATCTTAATTTTCAATTGCCAAGGATTACTTGTCAATTATTAATTCGCCATGATTCATGGTTAACTGATGGTCAGCTTCCAAATATTCTAAGAACGTGCGCGCCACAACCGAGGGTTGTTTCCCTGCTGGATAAATGGCATACCAATTGCGTTGAATGGGTAAATCTTCTACATCCAAAATGGCAAATAAACCGGTATCTTTCTCCAAAGTTAGAGTATGTTGAGATAAAACAGAAATGCCTAATCCACCGAGAATCGCTTGTTTGATCGCCTCGTTACTGCCTAATTCGAGGCGCACTTTTAAATCCCTTTGATGTTTATGAAAAAGTTCTTCTAAGGCTTGACGGGTTCCTGAACCGGGTTCCCGCATGATAAAGGGTTCTTCGGCGAGACGGGCAAAGGGAATATTGGTTTCTTGGGCTAAGGGGTGATCCGAGGGCGCGATCGCGACGAGGGGATTTTCTAAAATGCGATGGGCGGTCACATCAACGGTGGCAGGAAGTTGACTGAGAATATAAAAATCGTCTTCATTATCCGTAAGATACTGTAAAATACGTTCATGGTTGGTAAAACGTAACGAGAGTTCAACGCCGGGATATTGCTGACAAAAAGGACCAATAATGCGCGGTAAAAAGTATTTGGTGGTGGAAACGGCACTCAAGTTCAGTTGCCCTTGTTTCAACCCCTTCATGTTCGCGATCGCGCTTTCAAATTCCCCTAACTCGGTAAAGATGCGCTGACAACTTTCATATAAAATTTCTCCCGCTTGCGTTAAATACAATCGTTTCCCAATCTGTTCAAATAAAGGCAGTCCGACGGCTTTAGTCAGTTGCTTCATCTGCATGGACACCGTTGGCTGCGTCAAAAATAATTCTTCGGCTGCTTTGGTAAAACTGAGATGTTTGGCTGCAACCACAAAGACGCGCAGTTGATGGAGAGTCGCGTTTTTCATTATAGAATTATCGCTATCGTTTATATACCAATTATCAATTTTACATTATATGTTATTTCACATAGTATGATCATAAAATCGGTTATGATAGCAGTTTTAAAACATGAGTAATGTTCTCAATACGAGCTGGCTAATTCCT
Coding sequences within:
- a CDS encoding LysR family transcriptional regulator → MKNATLHQLRVFVVAAKHLSFTKAAEELFLTQPTVSMQMKQLTKAVGLPLFEQIGKRLYLTQAGEILYESCQRIFTELGEFESAIANMKGLKQGQLNLSAVSTTKYFLPRIIGPFCQQYPGVELSLRFTNHERILQYLTDNEDDFYILSQLPATVDVTAHRILENPLVAIAPSDHPLAQETNIPFARLAEEPFIMREPGSGTRQALEELFHKHQRDLKVRLELGSNEAIKQAILGGLGISVLSQHTLTLEKDTGLFAILDVEDLPIQRNWYAIYPAGKQPSVVARTFLEYLEADHQLTMNHGELIIDK
- a CDS encoding DUF2288 family protein gives rise to the protein MTRDIRTALAESLEPANWESLQPHAKRDALIIVSPSLDIVEVGSAIAHDETETVQQWIQKELLKKPSANQLSLWNAQPNKAFNTLIVQPYVLVQELPVDSTDAAIDPNHSD
- a CDS encoding YdcF family protein, with translation MTLHFYSSSCKNNINCGRGDEENVSKKRKKRWLGLVFVLAIAGWGGYKQLQQWFVRPEAMLVLGGAEERERYAAKFAKQYPSLPIWVSSGSPRWYVEKIFQKEGIARDRVHLDYRAQDTVTNFTTLVDELKAHGIDSVYLVTSENHMRRARVVGEIVFGSRGIILKPMAVPTEFPSESWQKALRDGCRAVLWVATGYTGASLSDSDQLLRQWNLPEVLAPKHKAEQSEY